The genomic DNA CATACTACAAAATCTTCATCTACATGCTTCACAACTAACTCGCGTAAACTCTCTACCGTTTCCCAATCTGAATTAGTGCTAGAATCGTATGAAAAACCTTTGGGAACATCTATTCCTTCAAACTCTTTCTTATATTCCTCTTTTGAGTATTGTGAATAAGGTGACTGTTGAGGTAAAATCACATAATACTTCCCTATATCAACCGTATTATATGAATCTGAAGATGTTATCATTTCTTCGTGCAACTTTTCTCCTGGTCTAATACCTATTATTTTATGCTCTAATTCTGGAGCTATTGCGGTTGCAACATCCGGCACTCTGTATGATGGTATCTTCGGAACAAAAATTTCTCCTCCCCATGCTTTTTCTATCGCATAAAATACCATTTCACACCCATCTTTCAATGAAATATTAAATCTAGTCATTTTTGGATCTGTCAAAGGCAAAAACGATTCTTTATTTTTCTTTTTCTTTAAGAAAAATGGCATAACAGAACCATTTGACCCCATAACGTTTCCATACCTAACAACAGAAAACTTAATGTCTTTATTACCTTTTATATTATTTGCTGCTATAAACAACTTATCCGATGCTAACTTAGTAGCCCCATATAAATTTATTGGTGCAGCAGCTTTATCTGTCGATAGGGCTACAACACTCTTCACTTCGCATTCTAAAGCTGCATCAATAACATTTTCCGCTCCATTGATGTTTGTTTTTACGCATTCCATTGGGTTATATTCCGCTAAATGAACATGCTTCATCGCTGCTGCATGAATTACAACATCTATTCCTTTAAATGCTCTAATTAAACGAGCTTTATCCCTAACATCTCCTATAAAATATCTTAATTGCGGGTATTCTTTTTCTGGAAACTCTTGAGCCATTTGAAAATGCTTTTGTTCATCTCTTGAAAAAACAACTAATTTTTTCACATTAGGATAACGCTCCAAAATAAGTTTGGTAAACATTTTTCCAAATGACCCTGTTCCTCCTGTTATTAATACTGATTTATTATTTAAATCTAACATCTATTTCCTATTTGATAATATTCAATTTTTACAAATAAAAGTACAACATTACCTTTCTTCATTTTTTTATTAAAATTCGGTATGCAATAGTACTACCACTTGATTAACTCTACATTCTTTTATCCAGCTTTTTAAACCAATCTTTAGCTAAGACTGTTGCACCTCCAATAATAACTCCTAAAAGCAACCAAACAGCCAAAATTATTATTCGTCTAGGTTTCGACTTCATAACAGGTACACTCACTGGTTGTATTACTGTAAAAACGGGTGTATTTTCCTTTAACTTTATTCTTTGCATTTCTAACTGCTTGGCTACTTCAGAATACACACTATAAGCAAGGTTATATTCTGACTGGAGTCTTTCTAAATGCGATTGAGAGCGTGATGTCATTAAGTTTCTATTTCTATCTCTAAAATTAGCCAAAACAGTTTGTTTTACTTCAAAATTATTCTTCAGCTCATTATACCTCTCTTTTATAAAATTAAATTCATCTTGTACCTTTTCTGTTTTAAAATCAATTATTGCTCTTTGTAATAACTCTTGTACTTTTTTAGCCATTTGTGCAGCAGGTAGCGCCTCTGGCATTGAAAAGGAAATTTCTATAAAACCATCTTTACTATTAACTACCAAGCTTAACTGTTCTTCTAATTGTTTAGAAAGATCATTTTCCTCTATTGATACTCTATAAATAGTATCTTTGATAGATTTAGGATCTATTACCCCTTCTTTTTTAAATAGACTTGATAGCTTACTGGGAAGACCTATGGTATATTCTTTAATAAAAGAAAGTACCCCTATACCTTTATATTTCTGATAGTAATCCTTGTAAGTAATCTCTTCATCCTTATTAGAAAATTTCAAAAATGTATTTAACACCTCCTTTTGAAAAGGAACACTCCTTACAATTTTAGGATATAAATTAGGAGAAATGTTACTAGCCGTATTCGCCCCTCCTAAGTTGATTCCAGCAATAGCTGCTAATCCACCTAAATTACCTCCAACTTTATTATTCGCACTTTGAGGAACAACAATAGTTGAAGCTATATATTCTTTCTCTGAAAAAACTGCGACAAACAAACCTACTAATCCAAAACAAACAATAAATCGAATAACTGTTTTTTTACCTCTTCTAATTATTTTATATAATTCTAATAAATCTATTTCAGACTCCGTCCCACTCGAACTTACATTACTCATTGCCTACTACTTATCTGTTAAACTCTTAACTAACACTCCTAAAGTCGCCAAACCAGTAGTGATCCCTATAACTTCTTGTGGCGTTATTTTTCTAGTGCTTTCAGTTTTTTTTGGAATTAAAATTACGGAACCCGGTTTTATATCAGGATATGATTTAAAAAAAAGAAAGCTTTTCGTCGTTTTTATATCTCCGTTAGGATAAATCACATATGCTCTACTTTTCTTAGCTTTTGGAGAAAAACCTCCTGAATTTTCTATATAATGTTCAAAAGACCTTCCTTTTTCATACCGAACTAATGATGGAGACAAAACTTCTCCCTCTACCTTTACTGTTTGTCTTTCCGAAGGTATAAAAAGCTCATCTCCTTCCTCCAATATTAAATCAAACTTAGAATTCTGACTTCCTTTTTCTAATATTTTTTTCAAATCTATACCTATTTTAAATACCTTTTTTACATCATTTTGAATAACGCTTAAAGTATCTTTTTTTGCAAAATCAGAAATTACCTTTGCTTGCTTTTTGTCTTCTAACGTATTATTTTTTCTAGTTAAAAATGCTCCTTCAATATAAGCATATTTAGTAAGCCCTCCTGCTTGTTTTATCAAATCTGAGATCTTTTCATTTTTTCCTCTTAAAGAATATTCACCTTCAAAGTTAATCTCTCCTTTAATAAAAACTGTTTTCTGTTTTGTATATCCTTTTAAATAACGAACAGTAACAATATCAAAAGGTTTTAATACAAAATTATTACTAGCACTTCCTTCTAAATTATTATTCGCTTTAAGATTAAAATTCTCGCTTATGGTTTCAAAACTGCCATCTTTTAATCTTCTAGAAACATCAATAACATTTGAATCTGCTCCATCTTTTAACCCTCCCGCAAGAACTATCAAATCTTCTATTTGCATTCCCTTCATAAAATCGAATTTATTCGCTTTATTTACGGCTCCATTGATTGTTATAAATTCTTTTTCTTTTAATTCTCCTTTTTTGAAAACATAAATACTATCGTTTTCTTTTAAAAATAAATCTTCATTTTTATCTCTCAATGAAAAAGAAATAGTTTCTTTATTCGCTTCATCATACGTCCTCACTATAATCCCCCTATCTAAAAAAGCATCTCTTGTTACCCCTTCTGCTTTCTTTAATAAAACGTCTAAAGATAAATCCTGTTTATATTCATAGTTACCTGGCTGAAATACAGCACCCGCTATAACTATTCTATTCGAGAACTCATCTATAATTTCATTAATTCTTATAAAGTCTCCATCTTTTAAACTTTCGGTAGATATTTTTCTTGATGGTATCTCTACTATCTCTTTTTGCTTGCCATTTACTCTTTCTACAACGATATTATCCTTGTAAGCATTTGAAGCAAAACCACCACAATACATTAATAAATCTGAAACTTTTTCAGTTCCTTTAATTTCATACAGACCTGGTCTCTTCACTGCTCCTTCAATTGTTACAAGATTATCATAAGGACTAACTATAATAACATCTTGATCTTGGACTGTTATATTCCCAATTGATTCTCCATTAATTATATAATTATAAAAATCAAAACTAGCTATATTTTTACCCTCTCTAAAAAGTTTAATATTTCTAAGAGTTCCGCTTTTAGTAGGACCTCCAGCCGCATATAATGAATTTAGAACTGTTGAAAAAGCGCTTAATGAATACGACCCTGGAACTTTTACCTCTCCAACAATACTAACTTGTACATTTCTTATTTCTTTAATAGATACCGATATATTCACTTTATTGTAACTACTAGATGAAGCTCCTAACCCTGAATAAATTCTTTTTAAATAATTTTTCACCTTAGTTTTAGCAGCTTTAATCGGTAAACCTGCTAAGTAAATATAACCAACTCCTTCTATACTTATAGCCCCTTGTTTACTTACCTTACTTTCATAATTAGCTTCAGCGGCGCCCCATAAATCAATCGAAATGACATCTCCTGGTCCAATAATATAACTCTCAGGAGTTGCTATATTTAAATTTGGCGTAAATGAGATATTAGGATTATTAAAAAAGTCATATCCAAAAAGTTTCTCTTTCTTTTCTTCTTTTTCTCCTCCCATTAATCCAAAATGCAAATCCTCCTCATCAACATCTGAATTCTTTTTTTTATTACTCTCTCTCTCCTTCTTTGAACTATCAACTCCTAAGTTATTAATTCTAGTCTTTAATTTTTGAGCTTCTAATTCAGGCATTCCTTTAGTTTTAGCAATTGTTATCGCTTGTTCTAACGTATAGCCTTCTTTTTCAATTTTTTCTTTATAGTTTATTAATTGCTTATTTGACAGCTGATCAACTTTAATCTGGCTTAAATCTCCTTGAATATTTTGAGCTTCAATCAAGTTAATACATAAACTGAATAACACAAAAGCTAATAAAACATTTATTTTTCTTAATATCATTTTTTTATTTTCCTATTGAATAATACTCTATATTTTTATTATGTAAATTATTGACATCATATTGATTTCTCGCGTCAAAGATAGTATTATTATTCATTAATTGCTTCATTTTCTCAAAGTCTGGAGAACGGAATTCCTTCCATTCTGTTAATAATAGCAGGGCATCTGCTTTTTCCAATACTTCATATTTATCCACCCCATAAAAAACATCTAGAGTTGCAAAATATTTGTTTTTTGCCTGTTCTATAGCTTTGGGATCATATACTTTTACTCTCCCCCCTCTTTTGATCAATTCTTCAACTACATAAACAGATGGAGCTTCTCTCATATCATCTGTTTCTGGTTTAAAAGCTAATCCCCAAATAGCAAAAGTTATCCCTGACAAATCTTCTCCAAACTTTTTTAAGACCTTGTTCAGAAAAAGCCTCTTCTGAGCTTTATTAACCTTATCTACAGAAGATATTAGCTCTGGAATATATCCATTCTCTCTCCCTAAATGAATAAGAGCAGAAATATCTTTTGGAAAACAAGTACCTCCATACCCTATTCCTGGATAAATAAAATCATATCCTATTCTTTTATCTGACCCAATACCTACACGTACATTATTAATGTCTGCACCAACTCGCTCGCAAATATTAGCCATTTCGTTTATAAATGAAATTTTTGTAGCCAGCATTGCATTTGCAGCATATTTTGTCATTTCCGCAGAAGCTATATCCATAGTTATAAAACGGTCATGAGTTCTAAAGAAAGGGCTATATAATTGCTTCATCTTTGAAAAGACCTCTTGATTTTCTGCTCCAATAACAACCCTATCTGGTTTCATAAAATCATTGATAGCTGCTCCTTCTTTCAAAAACTCTGGGTTTGAAACTACATGAAAATCTATATTTTCACTTCTCTCTTCTAATTCGCTCTTAATAATTTCTTTTATCTTGATTGTTGTTCCTACTGGCACGGTAGATTTCGAAACGATAATCTTACGCTTTCCAATTGTCTTTCCTATAACCTTGGCAACCTCAAAAACACTTGAAAGGTCAGCTCTTCCGTCTTCTTTCATTGGTGTTCCTACCGCTATAAAAATAATCGACGCTTCCTGAATTGCTTTCTGAATATCTATCGAAAAAAAAAGATTTTTTGACAAATTATTGTCTATTAACTCTTTCAATCCTGGTTCATAAATAGGAACTATTCCTTTACTTAACCCTTCTATTTTCTTCTTGTCAATATCTACGCAAACAACTTCATTCCCCATTTCTGAAAAACAAACCCCAGTTACCAAGCCCACATATCCAGTACCTATAACCGCTATTTTCATTTTATTAAATGGTGTTTTTCTCCCAACTTTACTAATTCTTTATTTCTAATATCATGAACTATTTCAATAGATTGCTTAGCATCTAACAAACCAAAACCGCTTCCTCTTAGTATTTCTTTATAACTTTCTGTGTGCAATTCAGTAAAACCTCCACTAAACTCAATTTCTTCATTATCTACGGTTATCGAACGATAAGTTCTTTGCCCTTTTTCTCTTATTTCCTTAGGCAAAGATTTCTCATTTATAGACAAAAACCAACGCACTCTTGCTTTTGAAAACTCTAAATACCCCGCTGCTTTATCCTTTTCTCTAACATGCACAACATTCTCATGAACCTCACCGAACACCCAAGAAAGCATATCATAAAAGTGAACTCCAATATTCGTTGCTATGCCTCCTGATTTACTTTCATCCCCTTTCCACGAAACGTCATACCAATTTCCTCTCGATGTTATATAAGTCAAATCCACATCGTACTTCCCATTTTTATTTTCCGTTTCTACTTTTTCCTTTAAGGCAATAATACTCGGATGCAATCGTAATTGGAGAATTGTATTTATTTTGCTTCCTGTTTCTTTTTCTATAGCCTCTAAAGCATCAACATTCCATGGGTTTAGTACCAAAGGTTTTTCACAAATAGCATCTGCATTTCTTCTTAGTGCCATACGAATATGTGAATCATGCAAATAATTTGGAGTGCAAATACTTACATAATCTAACTGAATATTTTGTTGGCGTTTCAACTTTTCTATATGTCTATCAAATCGTTCAAATTCAACAAAAAAGTCAGCATTAGGAAAATAACTATCCATAATACCAACACTATCAAATTTATCTAGAGCTGCTATTAAATTATTATTAGTATCTTTAATCGCTCTCAAATGACGTGGAGCTATATATCCTGCTGCTCCTATCAAGGCAAAGTTTTTCATTACAATGTCTTATTTACTTGTTCTTTAGATAAAAAGCCTTTTACATCATAAACCACCGCGTTGCTTTTTTTTAATCTTAATAAATCTATATTCTTAAATTCATGGTGAGAAACTGCTAAAACTATAGCATCGTATTTTTTACCATAAAGCTTCTCTTCTGCCTGAATCCCATACTCTTCTAGCACTTCTTCTTTTCTTACCCAAGGATCATAAATAGCAACCTTTATGCCATAACTTTCTAATGCTCTATAAACATCCACAACTTTCGTATTTCTTATATCTGGACAATTCTCTTTAAAAGTAATCCCCAAAATTAAAATTTCAGCATTTTTAACCTTTACATCCTCTGCTATCATTAATTTTACAACTTCTGCTCCTACGTGCTCTCCCATACTATCATTCAAACGCCTTCCTGATAAAATTATTTCTGGATAATAACCAAATTGTTGTGCTTTTTGAGCTAAATAAAAAGGATCTACACCTATGCAATGCCCTCCTACCAAACCAGGTTTAAAAGGTAAAAAATTCCATTTTGTAGAAGCTGCTTCAAGCACTTCGCTTGTATCTATTCTCATCAAATTGAAAATTTTAGCCAATTCATTTACAAAGGCTATATTAATATCTCTCTGACAGTTTTCTATTATTTTGGAAGCTTCAGCTACTTTTATAGAAGATGCTAAATGAGTTCCTGCTTTAATTACAGAAGCATATAAATCATTTACTTTCTCTCCTGTTTCCTTTGTTGAGCCCGAAGTTACTTTTAATATATTTTCTACAGTTCTTATCTTATCACCAGGACTTATTCTTTCTGGAGAATATCCTACATAAAAATCTTTATTGAATATTAGACCTGACTCACTCTCCAAAACAGGAATACAATCTTCTTCAGTAGCTCCCGGATAAACCGTTGACTCATATATAACAATATCTCCTTTATTTAAAACACTGCCAATCGTTTTACTAGCATGTAATAACGGGTCCAAAATAGGTTGATTGTTCTTATCCACAGACGTTGGAACAGTAACAATATAATAGTTACATTCTTTTAAATGATCTACATTCGAAGTTATATACAATCCTTTATTTTCAAAGGTGCTATCTTCTACTAAAACAGTTTTCAATAAATTATCATCAACCTCCAAGGTAACATCTACCCCTTCTTTCAATTCAGACACCCTTCTTTCACAAATATCAAAACCTACAACAGCATATTTTTCTGCAAAAAGTCTAGCTAAAGGCAATCCTACATAACCTAACCCTATTATTGCAATTTTTGATACATCCATCTTTTTTAATCTTTACTATTTTTATACACGTAAATACAAGTCTGCAAAAATACATAAAAAAAAGCTCTAGCAAAACGTTCTTAAACGCAAAAAAGTCCTCATCAAAATGATGAGGACTTTTCGTGGGCGCGAAGGGATTCGAACCCCTGACCCCTTGGGTGTAAACCAAGTGCTCTGAACCAACTGAGCTACGCGCCCTAGACAATTAACATTAAAGGTTTTATTTGTGGGCGCGAAGGGATTCGAACCCCTGACCCCTTGGGTGTAAACCAAGTGCTCTGAACCAACTGAGCTACGCGCCCTTTAATTGCTAATTGCGGGTGCAAATATATAACAGTTTTAGAGATAAACAATAAAAAAAATCATTTTTTTTTATAAAATTTCTGAAACTACAAATGTGCTACCTCCTATATAAACTAAATCTGTACACTTAGCCTCCTTTAAAGCTTCACTATATGCTTGATTTACAGAATCAAAAACACTTCCTTCCAAACCTACCTTATTTGCCTCCTCTTTTATTTTTTTTTCTGGCATTCCTCTTGGAATATTTGGTTTGCAAAAATAATAAATCGCTTCTTTAGGAAACATTGGTAGTACTTCTTCTATTTTCTTATCAGAAACAACCCCCAATACAATATGAAGTCTATCATAGCTTTCAGCTTTTAACTGTTCTAACACATAATTCAATCCCTCTTTATTATGAGCGGTATCACAAATTACTTTAGGACTATCTTTTAAAATTTGCCAGCGCCCCTTTAGCTTTGTATTTTTAACAACATTAATCAAACCCCTTCTCATTTCATCTTCAGAAACCTTAAAACTTCCTTTTTTTAAAACTTTGATAGCTTCAATTGCCGTTTTTACATTATGCTTCTGGTAATTCCCAAGTAAATCAGTTTCTAATTTTTGGTTTTCTTGGTCAGAAGCAAAAAATATTTTTGCTTCTTCCTTATTAGCCTTCTCTAAAAAAACCTTCTTTACCTCTTCCTGTTTCTCTCCTATCACAACAGGAACTCTTTTTTTTATGATACCTGCTTTTTCTAAAGCTATTTCAGGCAACGTGTCTCCTAAAAATTGGGTATGATCTAATCCTATGTTCGTAATAACAGAAACTTCAGGTATTATAATATTTGTAGAATCTAGTCTTCCTCCTAACCCCACTTCTATGACAGCAATATCTACTTTTTTCCTCGAAAACTCTTGAAATGCCATACCTACTGTCATCTCAAAGAAAGACACTCCTTGGTTTTCTAAAAAATGTTTATGCTTTTTAACAAACTCTACAACAGCTTCTTCAGAAATTTCTAGACCGTTAATCTTTATCCTCTCTGTAAAACTCTTTAAATGCGGCGAAGTATATAACCCTACTTTATACCCAGCCTCTTGTAAAACAGAGGCTATCATATGGCTTGTTGACCCTTTTCCGTTCGTTCCTCCAACATGAACAGACTTAAAACTTTTCTCAGGAAAATTCAACTCTTTTGTCAACGCCTTTATATTTGTTAAATCTTTTTTAAACGCTTTTTCCCCTTGGCGCTGATACATAGGTAGGCGAGAAAACATCCAATCTACAGTTTCCTTATAAGTCATTTTTCTTTTTTTTGGATTTTCAATCTTATTTAGACAAAGAGAAGTTATATATAATTGTTCCTTTTTGCTTTTGAGGCGCTTCCCCATCTGCATTCCATTTTGTTCTTAACGCAGCTTCTTTAGCAGGTCTTAGCAAACACGGATGAGTATTCGTTGATCCCTTAACACCAGGAACGGCTTTAATCACTTTTCCATCTTTATTCACTTCGATACTGACAACAACCCTTCCTTCTTGCTCACAATTAGGCTTTTCAATAGGCTTAGACAATGCTTTTCTTCCAGCTAAGTTATAATTCCCTCCCGATCCTTTACCTCCATTCCCGTAATATTTACTAGAACTAGGATCTCCGTTTTTATCTCCTTTTACTCCTAGCTCCTTATCATCTCCCTCGCCTTTTAGTTCACCCTTTTTAGAATTTCCTTTCAACAGACTATTCAACGCATCTGTAGTTGCTTTAGACGGCTTTGGTTTTTCTTTTTTTATAGCATTCTTTTTATCAATTACATTAGATATCTCCTTTATTTTTTTCTCCTTTTTAATTTCTTTTTTTTCCACAATAGAGACCTCCTTAAAACTCTCTTTCGTAATTATTTCTTCTACTGACTCTTTAGAAACCTCTTCTACTTTCTCTTCTTTGTTTTCTTCTACCTCCTCTGCCTTAGGTATTTGCTTAGTTTTTTCTATAGGTGCTCCACTACCTACATTAGAACTCCCAAAATTAATAGCAACTCCATACTCCTCTGGAGGATCCAGATATTTCATCCCATAATTAAACACTCCAAACAACAACAATATCAAAATTAATATTGTTAATATTGCAGACTTACGTTTATGTTCTGTATTTAACACTTTCATCAACTCGTTTTTTCAATACACTACTTCTACAAATCTTTCTATTTACCTTTTACTGCTAAAATCATTTTCAACTTATTTCTATTAGCTATATCAATAATTCTCATCACATTTTTATAAGGAACATTCTGATCTCCCCTAATAACAACTGTTTTCTTTTGGTCTCCTCCTACTGCTTTAAGTAACTCTATTTCTAATTTATTTGACTGAACCTTTCGTTTATCTATATAAAAGGATGAGTTTTTAGTAACCGTAACTGCTACTGAGGTGTTATTCTCTGTTTTTCCACCTGCTTTGGGTAATAAAACATCTATTGCACTAACAGTTACTAACGTTGAAGTCAACATAAAAAATATCAATAATAAAAAAACGATATCCGTCATTGATGACATATTAAAACTAGGATCTACTTTATTTCTTCCTTTTAAATTCATTACACAGGCTCATTTAATAAATCTAAGAATTCTACTGACTTTGCTTCCATTTGATAAACCACCTTATCGGTTTTTACTACCAAATGATTATACGTTATATAAGCCACAATACCTACTATTAGTCCTGCAACTGTAGTTGTCATCGCCGTATATAAGCCATCTGACAACATTTTAATATCTATTTGACCTCCTGAGTTAGCTATTTCATGAATAGCTACAATCATACCTATTACAGTTCCTAAAAAACCTATCATTGGAGCTGCTCCTGCTATTGTTGCGAGTACAGATACATTTCTTTCTAATTTATACACCTCCAATTTTCCTGCATTTTCAATAGCTGTATTAATATCTTCCAAAGGCTTCCCTATTCTTGAAATCCCTTTAGCTATCAAACGCGCTGTTGGTATTGGCGTATTATCACATAAATCTTTAGCACTTTCCAGATTCCCGTTAGAAATATAATCTTTTATCTGATTCATAAAATTCTCATCTACTTTCGACGCTGCTTTTATTGCAAAAAAGCGCTCAAAATATACATATAGCGCTACTGCTAGCAAAACAAACAGCAATGCTATAATAATTTGACCACCTAAACCGCCATCCATAATCAGGTTATAGATAGACAATGTTTTTTCTTCTGATACTACTTCTTGTAATTCTTCTTGAAAAAATGGAGACATAAACGTATTTATTTTATTATTGTTACTTAAAACGAAAGTAGTATTTAAAAATTGTTTGCAAAAAAAATCCTGAGA from Tenacibaculum maritimum NCIMB 2154 includes the following:
- the pseB gene encoding UDP-N-acetylglucosamine 4,6-dehydratase (inverting), yielding MLDLNNKSVLITGGTGSFGKMFTKLILERYPNVKKLVVFSRDEQKHFQMAQEFPEKEYPQLRYFIGDVRDKARLIRAFKGIDVVIHAAAMKHVHLAEYNPMECVKTNINGAENVIDAALECEVKSVVALSTDKAAAPINLYGATKLASDKLFIAANNIKGNKDIKFSVVRYGNVMGSNGSVMPFFLKKKKNKESFLPLTDPKMTRFNISLKDGCEMVFYAIEKAWGGEIFVPKIPSYRVPDVATAIAPELEHKIIGIRPGEKLHEEMITSSDSYNTVDIGKYYVILPQQSPYSQYSKEEYKKEFEGIDVPKGFSYDSSTNSDWETVESLRELVVKHVDEDFVV
- a CDS encoding Wzz/FepE/Etk N-terminal domain-containing protein, with protein sequence MSNVSSSGTESEIDLLELYKIIRRGKKTVIRFIVCFGLVGLFVAVFSEKEYIASTIVVPQSANNKVGGNLGGLAAIAGINLGGANTASNISPNLYPKIVRSVPFQKEVLNTFLKFSNKDEEITYKDYYQKYKGIGVLSFIKEYTIGLPSKLSSLFKKEGVIDPKSIKDTIYRVSIEENDLSKQLEEQLSLVVNSKDGFIEISFSMPEALPAAQMAKKVQELLQRAIIDFKTEKVQDEFNFIKERYNELKNNFEVKQTVLANFRDRNRNLMTSRSQSHLERLQSEYNLAYSVYSEVAKQLEMQRIKLKENTPVFTVIQPVSVPVMKSKPRRIIILAVWLLLGVIIGGATVLAKDWFKKLDKRM
- a CDS encoding SLBB domain-containing protein codes for the protein MILRKINVLLAFVLFSLCINLIEAQNIQGDLSQIKVDQLSNKQLINYKEKIEKEGYTLEQAITIAKTKGMPELEAQKLKTRINNLGVDSSKKERESNKKKNSDVDEEDLHFGLMGGEKEEKKEKLFGYDFFNNPNISFTPNLNIATPESYIIGPGDVISIDLWGAAEANYESKVSKQGAISIEGVGYIYLAGLPIKAAKTKVKNYLKRIYSGLGASSSSYNKVNISVSIKEIRNVQVSIVGEVKVPGSYSLSAFSTVLNSLYAAGGPTKSGTLRNIKLFREGKNIASFDFYNYIINGESIGNITVQDQDVIIVSPYDNLVTIEGAVKRPGLYEIKGTEKVSDLLMYCGGFASNAYKDNIVVERVNGKQKEIVEIPSRKISTESLKDGDFIRINEIIDEFSNRIVIAGAVFQPGNYEYKQDLSLDVLLKKAEGVTRDAFLDRGIIVRTYDEANKETISFSLRDKNEDLFLKENDSIYVFKKGELKEKEFITINGAVNKANKFDFMKGMQIEDLIVLAGGLKDGADSNVIDVSRRLKDGSFETISENFNLKANNNLEGSASNNFVLKPFDIVTVRYLKGYTKQKTVFIKGEINFEGEYSLRGKNEKISDLIKQAGGLTKYAYIEGAFLTRKNNTLEDKKQAKVISDFAKKDTLSVIQNDVKKVFKIGIDLKKILEKGSQNSKFDLILEEGDELFIPSERQTVKVEGEVLSPSLVRYEKGRSFEHYIENSGGFSPKAKKSRAYVIYPNGDIKTTKSFLFFKSYPDIKPGSVILIPKKTESTRKITPQEVIGITTGLATLGVLVKSLTDK
- a CDS encoding UDP-glucose dehydrogenase family protein produces the protein MKIAVIGTGYVGLVTGVCFSEMGNEVVCVDIDKKKIEGLSKGIVPIYEPGLKELIDNNLSKNLFFSIDIQKAIQEASIIFIAVGTPMKEDGRADLSSVFEVAKVIGKTIGKRKIIVSKSTVPVGTTIKIKEIIKSELEERSENIDFHVVSNPEFLKEGAAINDFMKPDRVVIGAENQEVFSKMKQLYSPFFRTHDRFITMDIASAEMTKYAANAMLATKISFINEMANICERVGADINNVRVGIGSDKRIGYDFIYPGIGYGGTCFPKDISALIHLGRENGYIPELISSVDKVNKAQKRLFLNKVLKKFGEDLSGITFAIWGLAFKPETDDMREAPSVYVVEELIKRGGRVKVYDPKAIEQAKNKYFATLDVFYGVDKYEVLEKADALLLLTEWKEFRSPDFEKMKQLMNNNTIFDARNQYDVNNLHNKNIEYYSIGK
- a CDS encoding Gfo/Idh/MocA family protein encodes the protein MKNFALIGAAGYIAPRHLRAIKDTNNNLIAALDKFDSVGIMDSYFPNADFFVEFERFDRHIEKLKRQQNIQLDYVSICTPNYLHDSHIRMALRRNADAICEKPLVLNPWNVDALEAIEKETGSKINTILQLRLHPSIIALKEKVETENKNGKYDVDLTYITSRGNWYDVSWKGDESKSGGIATNIGVHFYDMLSWVFGEVHENVVHVREKDKAAGYLEFSKARVRWFLSINEKSLPKEIREKGQRTYRSITVDNEEIEFSGGFTELHTESYKEILRGSGFGLLDAKQSIEIVHDIRNKELVKLGEKHHLIK
- a CDS encoding nucleotide sugar dehydrogenase; its protein translation is MDVSKIAIIGLGYVGLPLARLFAEKYAVVGFDICERRVSELKEGVDVTLEVDDNLLKTVLVEDSTFENKGLYITSNVDHLKECNYYIVTVPTSVDKNNQPILDPLLHASKTIGSVLNKGDIVIYESTVYPGATEEDCIPVLESESGLIFNKDFYVGYSPERISPGDKIRTVENILKVTSGSTKETGEKVNDLYASVIKAGTHLASSIKVAEASKIIENCQRDINIAFVNELAKIFNLMRIDTSEVLEAASTKWNFLPFKPGLVGGHCIGVDPFYLAQKAQQFGYYPEIILSGRRLNDSMGEHVGAEVVKLMIAEDVKVKNAEILILGITFKENCPDIRNTKVVDVYRALESYGIKVAIYDPWVRKEEVLEEYGIQAEEKLYGKKYDAIVLAVSHHEFKNIDLLRLKKSNAVVYDVKGFLSKEQVNKTL
- a CDS encoding bifunctional folylpolyglutamate synthase/dihydrofolate synthase — protein: MTYKETVDWMFSRLPMYQRQGEKAFKKDLTNIKALTKELNFPEKSFKSVHVGGTNGKGSTSHMIASVLQEAGYKVGLYTSPHLKSFTERIKINGLEISEEAVVEFVKKHKHFLENQGVSFFEMTVGMAFQEFSRKKVDIAVIEVGLGGRLDSTNIIIPEVSVITNIGLDHTQFLGDTLPEIALEKAGIIKKRVPVVIGEKQEEVKKVFLEKANKEEAKIFFASDQENQKLETDLLGNYQKHNVKTAIEAIKVLKKGSFKVSEDEMRRGLINVVKNTKLKGRWQILKDSPKVICDTAHNKEGLNYVLEQLKAESYDRLHIVLGVVSDKKIEEVLPMFPKEAIYYFCKPNIPRGMPEKKIKEEANKVGLEGSVFDSVNQAYSEALKEAKCTDLVYIGGSTFVVSEIL
- a CDS encoding energy transducer TonB, which produces MKVLNTEHKRKSAILTILILILLLFGVFNYGMKYLDPPEEYGVAINFGSSNVGSGAPIEKTKQIPKAEEVEENKEEKVEEVSKESVEEIITKESFKEVSIVEKKEIKKEKKIKEISNVIDKKNAIKKEKPKPSKATTDALNSLLKGNSKKGELKGEGDDKELGVKGDKNGDPSSSKYYGNGGKGSGGNYNLAGRKALSKPIEKPNCEQEGRVVVSIEVNKDGKVIKAVPGVKGSTNTHPCLLRPAKEAALRTKWNADGEAPQKQKGTIIYNFSLSK
- a CDS encoding ExbD/TolR family protein, which codes for MNLKGRNKVDPSFNMSSMTDIVFLLLIFFMLTSTLVTVSAIDVLLPKAGGKTENNTSVAVTVTKNSSFYIDKRKVQSNKLEIELLKAVGGDQKKTVVIRGDQNVPYKNVMRIIDIANRNKLKMILAVKGK